The following coding sequences lie in one Streptococcus suis genomic window:
- a CDS encoding DNA polymerase yields the protein MGYIDYSKEPRSDIAFVDMKSFYASIECVERGLHPLHTSLCVMSRADNSSGLILASSPMFKKVFGKGNVGRAYELSFDVSTRKFNYFRAKEAGLPTHPKFVSYIENWAKRTFIVPPRMDLYIQKNLEIQKVFQDYAASNDIHPYSIDEAFIDLTQSLNYFISNKTMPRKDKLDILSAKIQHDIWMKTGVYSTVGMSNANPLLAKLALDNEAKKTITMRANWSYEDVETKVWNIPKMTDFWGIGSRTEKRLNKLGIYSIKELANCDPTILKKEFGIIGVQHWFHANGIDESNVHEPYRPKAVGIGNSQVLHKDYTRQSDIELVLREMAEQVAIRLRKRHKKATVVAINVGYSNFENKKSINVQRKINPTNRTLVFQDEVISLFRSKYDGGAVRSIAVRYDGLVDENFAVISLFDDFEESEKEEKLETTIDKIRDRFGFLAVQKASSLLENSRAIARSKLVGGHSAGGLEGLR from the coding sequence ATGGGCTATATTGACTATTCAAAAGAACCTCGAAGTGATATTGCTTTTGTTGATATGAAATCTTTTTATGCTTCTATTGAATGTGTGGAGAGAGGACTTCATCCCCTTCATACTTCTCTTTGTGTCATGAGTAGAGCGGATAATTCTTCTGGTCTCATACTAGCTTCTTCGCCAATGTTCAAAAAGGTTTTTGGGAAAGGGAATGTTGGACGTGCCTATGAATTATCATTTGATGTTAGTACTCGCAAGTTCAACTACTTTCGTGCTAAGGAAGCAGGATTACCTACCCACCCTAAATTTGTCTCGTATATTGAAAATTGGGCTAAACGTACTTTCATTGTCCCACCACGGATGGATCTGTACATTCAAAAGAATCTCGAAATTCAAAAAGTATTCCAAGACTACGCTGCGAGCAATGATATCCACCCATATTCTATTGATGAGGCTTTTATAGATTTAACCCAGTCACTCAACTACTTCATATCTAATAAAACCATGCCTAGAAAAGATAAGTTGGATATACTCTCTGCAAAAATTCAACATGATATTTGGATGAAAACTGGGGTCTATTCAACAGTTGGCATGAGCAATGCTAATCCATTGCTGGCAAAATTAGCACTTGATAATGAAGCTAAAAAGACAATTACAATGCGTGCTAATTGGTCCTATGAAGACGTTGAAACAAAGGTCTGGAATATTCCTAAGATGACTGATTTTTGGGGAATTGGTTCACGAACAGAAAAAAGATTAAACAAACTTGGTATCTATTCCATCAAGGAATTAGCCAACTGTGACCCAACTATTTTGAAGAAAGAATTTGGTATCATTGGCGTACAACACTGGTTTCATGCTAATGGTATTGATGAAAGCAATGTACACGAACCCTATCGCCCTAAAGCTGTCGGGATTGGAAATTCGCAAGTTCTCCACAAAGATTACACTCGTCAAAGCGATATAGAACTTGTACTTAGAGAGATGGCAGAGCAAGTTGCCATTCGCTTACGTAAGAGACACAAAAAAGCAACTGTAGTCGCCATAAATGTGGGATATTCAAATTTTGAAAACAAGAAATCCATCAATGTTCAGAGAAAAATAAATCCAACCAATCGAACACTTGTTTTTCAGGATGAAGTTATTTCACTTTTTCGCTCAAAATATGATGGTGGGGCAGTTAGAAGTATTGCTGTGAGATATGATGGATTAGTGGACGAAAACTTTGCAGTTATTTCACTTTTTGACGACTTTGAAGAAAGCGAAAAAGAGGAAAAATTGGAAACAACTATTGATAAGATTCGTGATCGATTTGGATTTCTTGCAGTACAGAAAGCTAGTTCTTTATTAGAAAATTCAAGGGCAATTGCTCGAAGTAAACTTGTCGGCGGTCATTCCGCTGGCGGATTGGAGGGATTAAGATGA
- a CDS encoding DNA-binding protein, which translates to MFSPKRLKEKRTELGLSQSEIARQLEISRMSYSAWERGKTKPNQKNLSMLATILKVDESYFESEYTIVQNYLLLTDENKLAAEDYVEQLLTSQSIAENVVSLYSYQVLSAIQLSAGPGEGLYDEFETETVYSEDEYTGFDIATWISGNSMEPVYKDGEVALIRSTGFDYDGAVYALNWNGSLYIKKLYREEDGFRMVSINPEVAERFIPFEDEIRIVGKVVGHFMPVIGG; encoded by the coding sequence ATGTTCTCTCCAAAAAGACTAAAAGAAAAAAGAACGGAACTAGGACTATCTCAATCTGAAATCGCACGACAACTTGAAATTAGTCGCATGTCATATAGTGCCTGGGAACGTGGAAAAACCAAACCAAACCAGAAAAATCTTTCTATGCTTGCTACTATTTTGAAAGTTGACGAGTCTTATTTTGAATCTGAATATACTATCGTTCAAAACTATCTTTTGTTAACCGATGAAAACAAATTGGCTGCCGAAGATTACGTTGAGCAACTACTAACATCTCAATCTATTGCAGAAAATGTTGTGTCACTATACTCCTATCAAGTGCTTTCAGCTATCCAATTATCCGCTGGTCCTGGTGAAGGTCTATACGATGAATTTGAAACTGAGACTGTCTATTCGGAAGATGAATATACAGGATTCGATATAGCGACATGGATTTCTGGTAATTCTATGGAACCTGTTTATAAAGACGGTGAAGTTGCTTTAATCAGGTCAACTGGTTTTGATTACGATGGAGCTGTATATGCCTTGAATTGGAATGGATCGCTCTATATCAAGAAACTCTATCGTGAAGAAGATGGTTTCCGAATGGTGTCAATTAACCCAGAAGTTGCTGAAAGATTTATCCCATTTGAAGATGAAATCAGAATTGTTGGTAAAGTTGTTGGCCACTTCATGCCTGTGATTGGAGGTTAG
- a CDS encoding endonuclease: MAVTKIHPIKSTLHFAIDYILEKKKTDGQTLISTHMCFPTTAHLQFLQTRKENKVNGTVLARHLIQSFLPGEVDQETAHKIGLELCQKILKDEYEYVLTTHIDKDHIHNHIIFNNVNFKNGKCYQSNKQSYHQIRSTSDRLCKKYKLSIIDEHYQSFRKKYKTRGKSHYEWEQSQKGMGWKSYLQFLIDLNISRSNSWEDFLDRMKKSKCDIKFGKHISFKGKNASRFTRSKTIGPDYTEDRLKERIASNPPQELIDTSKFKDQKGFEFWARKHNLKSMAQGLVELRNLGIHSKDDLERAIESLADKQISIQDEVKTIDEQMTDLGEKMESLHIVQQYQLIYQHYQNNKDNQQFKREYKKEIMAYTKAKNKLLAYDKPLNSRELLSQLDKLQEKKNTLMAEYSQIKIQFNKLYQHKKNFDSYFETEQNRII, encoded by the coding sequence ATGGCTGTCACCAAAATTCACCCCATAAAATCTACTCTCCATTTTGCAATTGACTATATACTCGAAAAGAAAAAAACAGATGGTCAAACGCTCATTTCGACACATATGTGTTTCCCTACTACTGCTCATTTACAATTCTTACAAACTCGAAAAGAGAACAAAGTAAATGGAACTGTTCTGGCTCGACACCTTATTCAATCCTTTTTACCTGGAGAAGTTGACCAAGAAACAGCACATAAGATTGGCTTGGAACTATGTCAAAAAATCTTAAAAGATGAATACGAGTATGTTTTAACTACACACATTGACAAGGACCATATTCACAACCACATCATTTTTAATAATGTCAATTTCAAGAATGGAAAGTGTTACCAAAGCAATAAACAGTCCTATCACCAGATTCGGTCTACTAGCGATCGACTTTGCAAAAAATACAAACTGTCTATCATTGATGAACATTATCAGAGCTTCCGTAAGAAATATAAAACCAGAGGAAAGTCTCATTATGAATGGGAACAAAGCCAAAAAGGAATGGGCTGGAAATCCTACTTACAGTTCCTCATTGATTTAAATATTTCACGTTCAAACTCTTGGGAAGACTTTCTGGACCGTATGAAAAAATCCAAATGTGACATCAAATTTGGTAAACATATTAGTTTCAAAGGCAAGAATGCTTCACGATTTACACGATCCAAAACAATCGGACCTGACTATACAGAAGATAGATTAAAAGAGAGAATTGCTTCCAATCCACCTCAAGAGCTGATTGATACGTCTAAGTTTAAAGACCAGAAAGGATTCGAGTTCTGGGCTAGAAAACACAACTTAAAATCCATGGCACAAGGCCTAGTTGAATTGAGAAATTTAGGAATACACTCAAAAGATGACTTAGAAAGGGCAATTGAATCCTTGGCTGATAAACAAATTTCAATTCAAGATGAAGTAAAGACTATTGATGAGCAAATGACAGATTTAGGGGAGAAAATGGAAAGTCTGCACATAGTACAACAGTATCAACTCATCTACCAACATTACCAAAATAACAAAGATAATCAACAATTCAAAAGAGAATATAAAAAAGAAATAATGGCATATACAAAAGCAAAAAATAAATTATTAGCTTACGATAAACCTTTAAATTCTAGAGAATTATTGTCACAGTTGGACAAGCTGCAAGAAAAAAAGAATACCCTTATGGCAGAGTATTCTCAAATAAAAATTCAATTTAATAAACTTTATCAACACAAGAAAAATTTTGACTCTTACTTTGAAACAGAGCAAAATCGAATCATTTAA
- a CDS encoding conjugal transfer protein: MEKRTRPNQLKIRLSDKELAQVREKFGQSRSKSMRHFVLKCILEASIYEVDMQPFRELQHLLSKTSTNINQIAKKVNTYSVVYKEDIMTIQNEVQHLSKELHKLQNILYNRTNQGDI; the protein is encoded by the coding sequence ATGGAAAAACGTACCCGACCAAACCAATTAAAAATTCGACTTTCAGACAAGGAACTTGCTCAAGTGCGAGAAAAATTTGGACAATCTCGGTCAAAATCAATGCGGCATTTTGTTCTCAAATGTATCCTGGAAGCATCAATCTATGAAGTTGACATGCAACCATTTAGAGAGTTACAACATCTTCTTTCCAAGACATCAACTAATATTAACCAGATTGCAAAGAAGGTTAATACCTACTCCGTAGTATATAAGGAAGACATTATGACAATACAAAATGAAGTCCAGCACTTGAGTAAGGAACTGCATAAACTACAAAACATTCTCTACAATAGGACAAATCAAGGGGATATTTGA
- a CDS encoding DeoR/GlpR transcriptional regulator, producing the protein MSRDKRLKEITDILQNKKRIDVKQLEKLTFSSTSTLRRDLIFLEEQGLIKRKHGEVVLNAFNTVELAHSIRETENRSEKKIIADLAKDFVGPGMCIYLDSSTTVYELCPFLSTIDNLIIFTNGLNTAQLLSDLSNPTMKIFVTGGEVKLHSASIVNHSMENSLLEHFSIDLAFCSARGIDEEFVYEASFSQAIAKKSIIDKAKETILLIDSSKFRMSGFFKINNLKQYKTIISDKLPDESLLTSAEKYEVEWIANN; encoded by the coding sequence ATGAGTAGAGACAAACGCTTAAAGGAAATAACAGATATTCTTCAAAATAAAAAAAGAATCGATGTAAAACAACTTGAAAAATTAACTTTTTCAAGTACTTCTACACTTCGTAGAGATTTAATTTTTCTCGAAGAACAAGGACTCATAAAGCGAAAACACGGAGAAGTGGTGTTAAACGCATTTAATACTGTTGAGCTTGCTCATAGTATCAGAGAAACTGAAAATAGGTCTGAGAAAAAAATAATTGCTGACCTTGCAAAAGATTTTGTTGGTCCAGGGATGTGTATTTACTTAGATTCAAGTACAACGGTTTATGAATTATGTCCTTTCCTGTCTACCATTGACAACCTAATTATCTTTACGAATGGACTGAATACTGCTCAACTGCTATCTGATCTTTCTAATCCAACTATGAAAATTTTTGTTACGGGTGGTGAAGTTAAGCTCCATTCCGCCTCCATTGTCAATCATAGTATGGAGAATAGTCTTCTTGAACACTTTAGTATAGACCTTGCATTTTGTTCAGCGAGAGGAATTGATGAAGAGTTTGTCTATGAAGCTTCTTTCAGTCAGGCCATCGCAAAAAAATCTATCATTGACAAGGCTAAAGAGACAATATTACTGATTGATAGTTCGAAATTTCGGATGTCAGGATTTTTCAAAATTAACAATCTAAAACAATACAAAACTATCATTTCAGATAAGTTACCTGACGAATCCTTATTAACTTCTGCCGAAAAGTATGAAGTTGAATGGATTGCCAATAATTAA
- a CDS encoding rhamnulokinase, with the protein MKTVLAIDLGATSGRGILYSIKDGKLISKEVRRFQNSLHKVKGRLCWDVENLEKNIKKCIEDSQEHSELASVGIDTWGVDFVFLDTNGELIAQPVSYRDGRTKSILDEIARYSSLDDLYFKTGNQLMEINTLFQLIACKSQTPEEYFKGNKLLMISDYLNYTLTGEIAIERSIASTMQLVNPLTKDWNQEVLKTFEISELLLPKLVSEGNILGKTSKEISKNEIVVVNVCQHDTASAVAAIPHEEENLLYISCGTWSLIGTELKSPILTDSALKYNFTNEAGYDGTTRFLKNCTGLWILEELKKSFFKLGNDFSYDEITEMVSNTRSCVPTFDTDASTFSSPGNMIEKIVDYFADEDITISTDPAFLFKIVYQSLAEKYQEVILQLEKITGNVYKRIDLIGGGSKSNYFSQLVADVTGKTVVTGLYEATSIGNALVQFKALGCVKDMKEAKELVKESITFNYFYPKEEEENDTIS; encoded by the coding sequence ATGAAAACTGTATTGGCAATCGATCTTGGTGCTACGTCAGGGAGAGGAATCCTGTATTCAATTAAAGACGGGAAATTGATTTCAAAAGAAGTTCGCAGATTTCAAAATTCACTTCATAAAGTCAAGGGAAGATTATGTTGGGATGTTGAGAACTTAGAAAAAAACATAAAAAAATGTATCGAAGATTCTCAAGAACATTCAGAATTGGCTTCTGTAGGAATTGATACGTGGGGAGTAGATTTTGTATTCTTGGATACAAATGGTGAACTCATTGCTCAACCAGTAAGTTATCGTGATGGTAGAACAAAATCAATCTTAGATGAGATCGCGAGATACTCATCCTTAGATGATTTGTATTTTAAAACCGGCAATCAGTTGATGGAGATTAACACACTATTTCAGTTAATTGCATGTAAATCTCAGACTCCTGAAGAATATTTCAAAGGAAATAAGCTGTTAATGATTTCTGACTACTTGAATTATACATTGACTGGTGAGATTGCAATTGAAAGAAGTATAGCATCTACAATGCAACTGGTTAACCCCTTGACAAAAGACTGGAACCAAGAGGTTTTAAAAACATTTGAAATTTCTGAATTACTTTTACCGAAATTAGTATCCGAAGGAAACATTCTAGGTAAAACATCTAAAGAAATTTCAAAGAATGAAATAGTAGTAGTTAATGTCTGTCAACATGATACAGCAAGTGCGGTAGCAGCGATACCACATGAAGAAGAAAATTTACTTTATATTTCTTGTGGAACTTGGTCATTAATCGGAACAGAGTTGAAATCTCCTATACTTACAGATAGTGCGCTGAAGTATAATTTTACAAATGAAGCGGGCTATGATGGGACCACTAGATTTTTGAAAAATTGTACTGGACTTTGGATTCTTGAAGAATTAAAAAAATCATTCTTTAAATTAGGCAATGACTTTTCTTATGACGAAATTACTGAAATGGTGAGTAATACGAGAAGTTGTGTCCCAACATTTGATACGGATGCTTCGACATTTTCAAGTCCAGGGAACATGATTGAAAAGATTGTCGATTATTTTGCAGATGAAGATATAACAATATCAACAGATCCAGCGTTTCTATTTAAAATAGTTTATCAAAGTTTGGCCGAAAAATATCAAGAAGTCATTCTACAATTGGAAAAAATAACTGGAAATGTCTATAAGAGAATTGACTTGATAGGCGGAGGTTCTAAGTCGAACTATTTCTCACAATTAGTAGCAGATGTGACAGGAAAGACTGTGGTTACTGGTCTGTATGAAGCAACTTCGATTGGTAATGCACTCGTTCAATTTAAGGCTCTTGGCTGTGTTAAAGATATGAAAGAAGCCAAGGAACTTGTAAAAGAGTCTATAACATTTAACTATTTCTACCCAAAAGAGGAGGAAGAAAATGACACTATATCCTAA
- a CDS encoding L-fucose isomerase, translating to MTLYPKIGIRPTIDGRQGGVRESLEEKTMQMALAAKDLIESNLRYADGTPVQCLLASRTIGGQGDAGIVYDEFARDNVVATLSVTPSWCYGTETMDMDPHTIKAIWGFNGTERPGAVYLAAAMSGYAQKGYPAFKIYGHDVQDLDDNSIPADVAEKILLFAKGAIAAGQMKGKSYVNIGASSMGIAGSQVTTSFFEDYLGMLVEFVDMTEILRRMELEIYDKEEYEKALAWIKEYCKEGVDINAGKEFPEVITKSKVIPADKDWEFIAKQTLIIRDILFGNPRLAEIGWEEEARGRNAISGGFQGQRQWTDWLPNGDFAEAILASTFDWNGPRPVTAFATENDTLNATAMLFGTLLTNKAPIFSDVRTYWSPEAVKRVTGQELTGRAKDGILHLINSGASALDGSAAARDEAGQPTMKEFWNMTEEDVKACLEATDWCRANYEYFRGGGYSSHFKTQGELPVTLIRVNLVKGVGPSLQIAEGYTCPLDDEVHRILDERTDKTWPTTWFAPNLGEPGFETVYDVMNHWGSNHGAFVHGHIGAEVITLASMLRIPVALHNIPRERIFRPSIFDGVGTKDLEAADFKMCEVLGPLYSK from the coding sequence ATGACACTATATCCTAAAATTGGAATCCGTCCAACCATTGACGGTCGACAGGGCGGTGTAAGGGAATCCTTGGAAGAAAAAACCATGCAGATGGCCCTAGCTGCTAAGGATTTGATTGAGTCCAATTTGCGTTATGCAGATGGAACACCTGTTCAGTGTTTACTGGCCAGTCGAACCATTGGTGGTCAGGGCGATGCAGGTATTGTCTACGATGAGTTTGCTCGTGACAATGTAGTTGCTACCTTATCTGTCACACCAAGTTGGTGCTATGGGACAGAAACCATGGATATGGATCCGCACACGATTAAAGCTATTTGGGGCTTTAATGGGACAGAGCGGCCTGGTGCAGTTTATCTAGCCGCAGCCATGAGTGGCTATGCTCAGAAGGGTTACCCAGCATTCAAGATTTATGGCCATGATGTTCAGGACTTGGATGATAATAGCATTCCTGCTGATGTGGCTGAAAAAATCTTGCTATTTGCCAAGGGGGCGATCGCTGCTGGTCAGATGAAAGGCAAGTCCTATGTCAACATTGGAGCTTCTTCAATGGGGATTGCAGGTTCTCAGGTTACCACTTCCTTCTTTGAAGACTATCTGGGAATGTTAGTCGAATTTGTGGATATGACAGAAATCCTTCGCCGTATGGAGTTGGAAATCTACGATAAAGAAGAATATGAAAAAGCTCTTGCTTGGATCAAAGAATATTGTAAAGAGGGTGTTGACATCAATGCAGGGAAGGAATTTCCAGAAGTGATTACCAAGTCCAAGGTGATTCCAGCTGACAAGGATTGGGAATTTATTGCTAAGCAAACCTTGATTATTCGAGACATTCTCTTTGGAAATCCTCGATTGGCAGAGATTGGTTGGGAAGAGGAAGCTCGTGGTAGAAATGCTATTTCAGGTGGTTTCCAAGGTCAACGGCAATGGACTGACTGGTTGCCAAACGGAGATTTCGCTGAAGCAATCCTGGCTTCTACCTTTGACTGGAATGGACCACGACCTGTCACTGCTTTTGCAACAGAAAATGATACGTTGAATGCGACTGCCATGCTATTTGGAACCCTCCTAACCAACAAGGCTCCAATCTTCTCTGATGTTCGGACTTATTGGAGCCCAGAGGCGGTCAAACGAGTGACTGGTCAAGAACTAACAGGTCGGGCTAAAGATGGTATTCTTCACCTGATTAACTCAGGTGCTTCAGCCCTTGATGGAAGTGCCGCAGCACGAGATGAAGCTGGTCAGCCAACCATGAAAGAATTTTGGAATATGACGGAGGAGGATGTCAAAGCTTGTCTGGAAGCGACAGATTGGTGTCGAGCTAACTATGAATATTTCCGTGGTGGCGGTTATTCTTCTCACTTCAAAACTCAAGGAGAGTTGCCTGTGACCTTGATTCGTGTCAATCTAGTCAAGGGTGTTGGTCCAAGTTTACAGATTGCCGAAGGCTACACTTGTCCATTGGATGACGAAGTGCATCGTATCTTGGATGAGCGGACAGATAAAACATGGCCAACAACTTGGTTTGCTCCGAATCTTGGAGAACCTGGTTTTGAAACGGTCTATGATGTCATGAATCATTGGGGATCTAACCATGGAGCCTTTGTTCATGGCCACATTGGTGCAGAGGTTATCACTCTGGCTAGTATGTTGCGAATTCCTGTAGCCCTCCACAATATTCCAAGGGAACGAATTTTCCGTCCAAGCATTTTTGATGGTGTCGGTACTAAGGATTTGGAAGCGGCAGATTTCAAGATGTGTGAGGTTTTAGGACCGCTATATAGTAAATAG
- a CDS encoding fuculose phosphate aldolase (catalyzes the formation of glycerone phosphate and (S)-lactaldehyde from L-fuculose 1-phosphate): protein MFMEKERKELIKYGKKLVTEGLTKGTGGNLSVFNREKGLMAITPSGIDFFEIKEEDIVIMDLEGQVVEGEKLPSSEWYMHLIQYQQREDLDAVIHAHTTYGTVLAVLREPLPASHYMIAVAGKDVRVADYATYGTKELAENAAEAMKDRRAVFLANHGILAGAQDLLNAFNIIEEVEYCSKIYCVAKSMGEPVILPDEEMELMAEKFKTYGQRK from the coding sequence ATGTTCATGGAAAAAGAAAGAAAGGAACTTATAAAGTACGGCAAAAAGTTAGTTACTGAAGGCTTAACCAAGGGTACTGGTGGGAATCTGAGCGTATTTAACCGTGAAAAAGGTCTAATGGCAATCACTCCATCTGGAATTGATTTCTTTGAAATCAAGGAAGAAGATATTGTCATCATGGACCTGGAAGGACAGGTAGTCGAAGGTGAAAAACTTCCTTCTAGCGAGTGGTATATGCACTTGATTCAGTATCAGCAACGAGAAGACCTTGATGCAGTCATTCATGCACATACCACTTACGGAACCGTTTTGGCAGTGCTAAGAGAACCCTTGCCAGCTAGCCACTATATGATTGCTGTAGCAGGAAAGGATGTCCGAGTAGCAGATTATGCCACCTATGGGACTAAGGAATTGGCTGAAAATGCTGCTGAGGCGATGAAAGACAGACGTGCAGTCTTTCTTGCCAACCACGGTATCTTAGCGGGTGCTCAGGACTTACTAAATGCCTTCAATATCATTGAGGAGGTTGAATACTGTTCAAAAATTTATTGTGTTGCCAAAAGCATGGGAGAACCAGTCATCCTCCCAGATGAAGAAATGGAATTGATGGCTGAAAAATTTAAAACTTACGGACAAAGGAAATAA
- a CDS encoding carbohydrate ABC transporter substrate-binding protein, giving the protein MKKSLLKCGALCLFASVILAACGSSSGTSSSTEKASGGDDTVLEFYHGYHHSEEEWPAAKVMRDLYDEFAKKHATGDVEFKPTPVNGSLTDIMNNKVASGEFPDMIDLAGNDVSLAAIEQSLVLDLKPYIDENGLEKNVGLNYTQNDVNGKIYTVHDQLLTLGLWYNADIFSKAGAKTPDQWTKWSDFTEAMALVRKQGVYAFGAGEPAIRLFNTVLGSSEAGRKLLEGPLTSEGIDSKEFAEALKLVMTEVQANGSANAGGDANVYSTDFTENKSAVFFNGVWAAGGLKDNAALKPGLYAGNVAISSAGGGITISSNLSEEEEKLALEFVKYMTSDEVQTTIFEKVGANPASQAIDTAEIASGSDDATVKLLGEATSMANNADVTVPTVVSVWGGDVRTAIINALTESAADGVDIDQKVKETQDILKALIG; this is encoded by the coding sequence ATGAAAAAAAGTTTGTTGAAATGCGGTGCATTGTGTTTGTTTGCGTCAGTCATTCTTGCTGCTTGTGGGTCGTCGTCAGGCACTAGTTCAAGTACTGAAAAAGCTTCAGGTGGTGATGATACTGTTCTAGAATTCTATCATGGTTATCACCATAGTGAAGAAGAATGGCCAGCAGCCAAAGTCATGCGTGACCTTTATGATGAATTTGCTAAAAAACACGCAACTGGGGACGTTGAGTTCAAACCAACTCCTGTGAATGGAAGCTTGACAGACATCATGAACAACAAGGTTGCAAGTGGTGAATTCCCAGATATGATTGACTTGGCTGGTAACGATGTTTCCTTGGCTGCGATTGAACAAAGTTTGGTTCTAGATTTGAAACCATACATTGATGAAAATGGTTTGGAAAAAAATGTTGGTCTAAACTATACACAAAATGATGTGAATGGAAAAATCTATACAGTCCATGACCAATTGTTGACCTTGGGTCTATGGTACAATGCAGATATTTTCTCAAAGGCTGGAGCTAAAACACCTGACCAATGGACCAAGTGGAGTGATTTTACGGAAGCTATGGCCTTGGTTCGAAAACAAGGTGTCTATGCCTTTGGTGCAGGGGAGCCAGCAATTCGTCTCTTTAACACAGTACTTGGCTCATCTGAAGCAGGTCGTAAACTGTTAGAAGGTCCTCTAACGTCTGAAGGAATTGATTCAAAAGAATTTGCTGAAGCCCTTAAATTAGTTATGACAGAAGTTCAAGCTAATGGTTCAGCTAATGCTGGCGGTGATGCCAATGTTTATTCTACTGATTTTACTGAAAATAAATCAGCAGTATTCTTTAACGGAGTTTGGGCAGCAGGTGGTTTGAAAGATAATGCAGCTTTGAAACCAGGTTTGTATGCTGGCAATGTTGCAATTAGTTCAGCTGGTGGTGGTATTACAATTTCAAGTAATCTCTCTGAAGAAGAAGAAAAACTTGCTTTGGAATTTGTAAAATATATGACTAGCGATGAAGTTCAAACAACCATTTTTGAAAAAGTTGGAGCTAACCCAGCCAGCCAAGCAATCGATACTGCAGAAATTGCAAGCGGATCTGACGACGCTACTGTAAAACTCTTAGGTGAAGCAACGTCAATGGCAAACAATGCAGATGTAACTGTTCCGACTGTTGTATCAGTTTGGGGTGGTGATGTTCGTACTGCAATTATCAACGCATTGACTGAAAGTGCAGCTGATGGTGTAGATATTGATCAGAAAGTAAAAGAAACACAAGACATCTTGAAAGCCCTTATCGGCTAA
- a CDS encoding sugar ABC transporter permease: protein MAKKTMTLQNRKAQKQRFIFLFLLPTLVCFFLFYFYSVVTIFATSFTKWDYTNLTSPEFLGFGNLFANYKYIFSEYPFFLEALKNSITWAIIGVVVQVPLALSVAIALSKKLAGWKISRNLYIIPSIISSAAMGLIFLQIYNPNYGVVNQVIRFFNPEFSDAILLTPGLNIIAMTCAYIFFAGTSTIMILGQIFAIPQEIHEAAILDNITGWRREWYITIPMIKETLKTVSIMAATSGFLLYNEVFFLTNGAAGTKSISFIIRELAVSSSRTQYARANTIGVIQILGGMLIILCINLIFKEGKRRK from the coding sequence ATGGCAAAGAAAACCATGACCTTACAAAATAGGAAGGCACAGAAACAACGATTTATTTTTCTATTCTTACTTCCGACATTAGTTTGTTTCTTTCTCTTCTACTTTTATTCGGTGGTAACTATTTTTGCAACCTCCTTTACTAAGTGGGATTACACGAATTTAACCAGCCCAGAATTTCTAGGTTTTGGCAATCTCTTTGCCAATTATAAGTATATTTTTAGTGAGTATCCTTTCTTTTTGGAAGCATTGAAAAATTCAATTACATGGGCAATTATAGGTGTAGTCGTTCAAGTTCCATTAGCTTTATCGGTAGCGATTGCTTTATCAAAAAAATTGGCTGGTTGGAAAATATCTCGAAATCTTTACATCATACCTAGTATTATTTCAAGTGCGGCAATGGGTTTGATTTTTCTTCAGATCTACAATCCAAATTATGGAGTCGTTAACCAAGTTATCCGCTTCTTCAACCCTGAATTTTCGGATGCCATCTTATTGACACCTGGTTTAAATATCATTGCAATGACCTGTGCTTATATTTTCTTTGCAGGGACATCAACAATAATGATATTGGGTCAAATTTTCGCCATTCCACAAGAAATTCATGAAGCAGCTATTTTAGATAATATCACAGGTTGGAGAAGAGAGTGGTATATCACCATTCCAATGATAAAAGAAACATTAAAAACTGTATCGATTATGGCCGCAACTTCAGGTTTCCTTTTGTATAACGAAGTATTCTTCCTTACAAATGGTGCAGCAGGAACTAAAAGTATTAGTTTTATCATTAGGGAGTTGGCAGTATCCAGTTCTCGTACACAATACGCCAGAGCGAATACCATAGGTGTTATTCAGATTCTTGGTGGGATGTTAATCATCTTGTGTATCAATCTGATCTTCAAAGAAGGTAAGCGTAGAAAGTGA